From Pseudanabaena sp. PCC 6802, one genomic window encodes:
- a CDS encoding PP2C family protein-serine/threonine phosphatase, which yields MNRDDQSTQVPQLYLWAVGLDVEAFPPGKMLGDRYLIHDSQVVIDTQQYRLPESPDEIPSYVVSYLKLSRLPLHLPRPYGLLRWGQELSLSEVLLLENIPVSVDGHLLPTLASSWAKASALRQINWLWQVLQLWQPLAEQNMTRTLLKSDLLRVDGSWVRLLELQADVTEAEPSQLGDLWKEWLPQAQPEIAESLADCVYALARKAVDVNEAIAQLDELANAQFQTKPFSVRVASGTDQGPSRDHNEDTCYPDPKQQDRMQHNEFLRDRVAIICDGLGGHEGGEVASTMAIKTIEQQLQILLHQVESDSEPFSPAAFSRQLESIIRVVNNQIVALNDQQQRQAQQRMGTTLVMAVIPRSQGQVCNQVYIVHVGDSRIYWVSPQNCRQVTLDDDVATRESVLGYNFYIYSHQRVDGGALIQALGTRASDNLVPRIQRFQIDEDCLLLLCSDGLSDFERVNELYDSHIRPILTDNLLLGSACRSLINEANTRNGHDNVTVALMRCRLTPLDPNDDIQLDNVEDSVPTEIPSVPTVIPADYAVNSEPSSNVENFAGDVKSDVEDINPKAYQATDILPQKQTGESEDINLDETEEDEDDSEDSSAPEQTSLISIILIVVIAFLMGCGIFAAIQTPFVKQLMQPQSTPQVPQK from the coding sequence ATGAATAGAGACGATCAATCCACTCAAGTTCCACAACTCTACCTTTGGGCAGTAGGGCTAGATGTCGAAGCATTTCCCCCAGGCAAGATGTTGGGCGATCGCTACCTCATACACGATTCTCAAGTGGTAATCGACACGCAACAATACCGTTTACCTGAAAGTCCTGACGAGATTCCCTCCTATGTTGTCTCTTACCTGAAGCTGTCAAGATTGCCCCTGCACTTACCCCGACCCTATGGGTTATTGCGATGGGGTCAGGAACTTAGCTTATCTGAGGTTTTGCTCTTAGAAAATATCCCGGTCAGTGTAGATGGACATCTGCTGCCAACCTTAGCATCAAGTTGGGCAAAGGCTTCGGCATTAAGGCAAATCAACTGGCTGTGGCAAGTTTTGCAACTTTGGCAGCCTTTAGCCGAACAAAATATGACCCGGACGTTGCTCAAAAGTGACCTGTTGCGGGTGGATGGATCCTGGGTACGCCTGCTGGAATTGCAAGCCGACGTGACTGAGGCAGAACCTTCACAGTTAGGCGATCTGTGGAAAGAATGGTTACCTCAAGCGCAGCCGGAAATTGCCGAGTCGCTGGCCGATTGCGTTTATGCCCTGGCTCGCAAGGCTGTGGATGTCAATGAAGCGATCGCTCAGTTAGATGAATTGGCTAATGCCCAATTCCAAACTAAACCCTTCTCGGTGCGGGTTGCCAGCGGCACCGACCAGGGCCCCAGCCGCGATCACAATGAAGATACATGCTATCCCGATCCCAAGCAACAGGATCGAATGCAACACAATGAATTCCTGCGCGATCGCGTCGCTATCATTTGCGATGGCCTGGGCGGTCATGAAGGCGGTGAAGTAGCTAGCACCATGGCTATTAAAACCATCGAGCAACAGCTCCAAATTCTCTTACATCAAGTCGAGAGCGACTCAGAGCCGTTCTCTCCCGCCGCCTTTTCCAGACAACTGGAGTCAATCATCAGAGTCGTTAATAATCAAATCGTAGCGCTTAACGACCAGCAGCAGCGCCAGGCACAACAGCGCATGGGTACTACCCTGGTAATGGCGGTCATACCGCGCTCGCAGGGACAGGTCTGCAATCAAGTTTACATCGTCCATGTCGGAGATAGCCGGATCTATTGGGTAAGTCCGCAGAACTGCAGACAGGTTACGCTCGACGATGATGTAGCTACCCGCGAATCTGTTTTGGGATACAACTTTTACATTTATTCGCACCAGCGCGTTGATGGTGGAGCGCTAATTCAAGCTTTAGGTACCAGAGCTTCGGATAACCTCGTGCCCAGGATTCAACGCTTCCAAATTGATGAAGACTGCCTGCTCCTGTTGTGCTCCGATGGCTTGAGCGATTTCGAGCGCGTCAACGAACTATACGATAGCCACATTCGACCGATTCTGACAGATAACTTACTGCTGGGGTCGGCTTGTCGAAGTCTAATTAACGAAGCAAACACTCGTAACGGTCATGACAATGTTACTGTAGCTTTGATGCGCTGTCGTCTTACGCCGTTGGATCCCAATGATGATATACAGTTGGACAATGTTGAGGATAGCGTTCCTACGGAAATACCCAGCGTTCCCACCGTAATTCCGGCAGATTACGCAGTTAATAGCGAACCAAGTAGCAACGTTGAGAATTTTGCAGGCGATGTTAAAAGCGATGTCGAAGACATCAACCCCAAGGCATATCAAGCCACAGACATCCTTCCACAAAAACAAACGGGAGAATCCGAAGATATCAATCTGGACGAAACAGAGGAGGATGAAGATGATTCTGAAGACTCTAGCGCACCAGAGCAAACAAGTTTGATATCAATTATCCTCATCGTGGTAATTGCTTTTCTGATGGGCTGTGGTATCTTTGCTGCCATCCAGACCCCCTTTGTCAAACAGTTAATGCAACCTCAAAGTACACCTCAGGTTCCCCAAAAATAA
- a CDS encoding Coenzyme F420 hydrogenase/dehydrogenase, beta subunit C-terminal domain codes for MSVTPAHHKAKALPTVKRRPAKALCSECGLCDTYYIHYVKEACAFITQHISEMEVEAHGRTRDLDRDRDLYFGVHQEMMAARKKDPIPGAQWTGIVSSIAIEMLQQGKVEGVVCVQSSQSDRFQPTPIIATTPEEILAARVNKPTLSPNLSVLEQVERSGMKRLLVIGVGCQIQALRTVEKQLGLEKLYVLGTPCVDNVSRAGLQKFLETTSRSPETVVHYEFMQDFNVHFKHEDGAIEKVPFFGLNTKELKDVFAPSCMTCFDYVNSLADLVVGYMGAPFGWQWVVVRNDTGKEMLDLVQDKLFTQPVMSSGDRTAAVQQGIAAYDNATTIPMWLAWVISFVVNKIGPKGLEYGRFSIDSHFIRNYLYVRRNYPQKLEAHVPEYAKRIVSRYKLPEV; via the coding sequence ATGTCCGTTACTCCTGCTCACCACAAAGCCAAAGCCTTACCCACTGTCAAGCGCCGCCCTGCTAAAGCTCTATGTAGTGAATGCGGTCTCTGTGACACTTATTACATTCACTACGTGAAGGAAGCCTGTGCGTTTATTACGCAGCACATTAGCGAGATGGAGGTGGAAGCCCACGGACGTACCCGCGATCTAGATCGCGATCGCGACCTGTATTTTGGCGTGCATCAGGAGATGATGGCAGCGCGCAAAAAAGACCCGATCCCTGGCGCGCAGTGGACTGGAATTGTGTCCAGCATTGCGATTGAAATGCTGCAACAAGGGAAAGTTGAGGGGGTGGTGTGCGTGCAATCTAGCCAGAGCGATCGCTTTCAACCCACGCCTATTATTGCCACCACACCGGAAGAGATTCTGGCAGCCAGGGTGAATAAGCCCACCCTATCGCCCAACCTATCTGTGTTAGAACAAGTCGAGCGCTCAGGCATGAAGCGCTTGTTGGTAATTGGGGTTGGTTGTCAAATTCAGGCGTTGCGTACCGTAGAAAAGCAACTGGGCTTAGAAAAACTCTACGTGCTGGGTACGCCCTGCGTTGATAATGTCAGTCGGGCTGGGTTGCAAAAATTCTTAGAAACTACCAGCCGATCGCCGGAGACGGTAGTGCATTACGAATTCATGCAGGACTTCAACGTGCATTTTAAGCACGAAGATGGCGCGATCGAGAAGGTGCCGTTTTTTGGCTTGAATACTAAGGAACTCAAGGATGTATTTGCCCCTTCCTGCATGACCTGTTTTGACTATGTCAATTCCCTTGCCGATCTGGTGGTCGGCTACATGGGCGCGCCGTTTGGTTGGCAGTGGGTTGTGGTGCGCAACGACACGGGTAAAGAAATGCTCGATCTGGTACAGGATAAGTTATTTACGCAACCAGTGATGTCAAGCGGCGATCGCACCGCTGCTGTGCAGCAAGGTATAGCCGCCTACGACAACGCCACCACAATTCCCATGTGGCTGGCGTGGGTAATTAGTTTCGTGGTGAATAAAATTGGCCCCAAGGGATTGGAATACGGACGTTTTTCGATTGATTCCCACTTTATTCGCAACTATCTCTACGTGCGTCGCAACTATCCCCAGAAATTAGAAGCACACGTACCGGAATATGCCAAGCGCATCGTATCGCGTTACAAACTTCCTGAAGTTTAA
- the arsS gene encoding arsenosugar biosynthesis radical SAM (seleno)protein ArsS (Some members of this family are selenoproteins.) yields the protein MHLQTVNNTTPFDQKLGVPLTKQKITVLQINLGRRCNITCNHCHVEASPKRTEELSPQICEQLITLIQKFPQIQTVDLTGGAPEMNYGFRAIAAAARALNKEVIVRSNLTIYFEDGYGDLPEYCAELQLRVVASLPCYLEDNVDKMRGKGVFHDSIRALQWLNRLGYGTNPNLVLDLVYNPPLPVSTKFSLAPNQSKLEQDYKAHLREHYGIDFNRLFAITNLPIGRTGLHLERLNLYQPYLEFLESNFNEQTVENLMCRNELSIDYLGNVYDCDFNQMVGLPARAGNGELLSISKLLELDNLDLISTVQTASYCYGCTAGSGSSCGGALL from the coding sequence ATGCACTTGCAAACAGTAAATAACACCACGCCATTTGACCAAAAGCTCGGTGTTCCTCTCACTAAACAAAAGATAACGGTCTTGCAGATTAATCTCGGTAGGCGCTGTAATATTACCTGCAATCATTGCCATGTCGAAGCTAGCCCCAAGCGCACAGAAGAGTTATCGCCTCAGATTTGCGAACAGTTAATTACCCTCATCCAAAAATTTCCCCAGATTCAAACCGTAGATCTCACAGGGGGGGCACCGGAGATGAACTATGGATTTAGAGCGATCGCCGCCGCTGCCAGAGCCTTGAATAAAGAAGTAATCGTCCGCTCTAACTTGACTATTTACTTTGAGGATGGCTACGGCGATTTGCCGGAATATTGCGCCGAACTTCAACTAAGAGTTGTAGCTTCTCTACCCTGCTACCTGGAAGATAATGTCGATAAAATGCGAGGGAAGGGCGTATTCCACGACTCAATTCGAGCGCTCCAATGGCTTAATAGACTGGGTTATGGTACGAATCCGAATTTAGTTCTCGATCTGGTTTACAATCCACCACTACCTGTATCGACAAAGTTCTCGCTTGCTCCTAACCAAAGCAAACTGGAGCAGGACTACAAAGCGCACTTGCGGGAGCATTACGGGATCGACTTCAATCGCCTGTTTGCGATTACCAATTTGCCTATAGGTCGCACTGGGTTACACCTAGAACGCCTCAACCTGTATCAACCCTATCTGGAGTTTCTGGAGTCCAACTTTAACGAACAGACAGTTGAGAATTTGATGTGTCGGAATGAATTATCCATCGATTATCTCGGTAATGTCTACGATTGCGATTTTAATCAGATGGTGGGTTTGCCAGCTAGGGCTGGGAATGGGGAATTACTTAGTATCAGCAAGTTATTGGAGTTGGATAATCTAGATCTAATTTCAACAGTGCAAACGGCATCCTATTGCTATGGCTGCACGGCAGGCAGTGGTTCGAGTTGTGGTGGTGCCTTGTTATAA
- a CDS encoding WD40 repeat domain-containing protein, protein MNNAPHNIARLASMPIARKQQILTPKPQWQETLGEYVTAIAWSPNGQFLAGTTAAGEVVIYQESKPLAQRLTALRSPTDESIDCVGFSADGKWLAAAGQNGKIYLWQVENNEFQLVTTLEQGNEWIDRLAWHPSRAEFAFSLGKYVQVWSAESQDIVTTVNFDASSVLALSWHPSGDWLAVGGYQGIKMWQVSDWYEDPIYFEMPTATGVIAWDSTGQYLAANTLDKTVVLIQWLGRNFDPQPWRMQGFPGKIRAFAWSELQAGAEPILVTTSGDEAVVWRKHANPNIGWEGEVLRGHVGNVNLVQFQPHTNLLASAGEDGIISLWQDASDWQQSIDASTSEITCLQWHPQQCKLAAGNDRGGLAIWHKFAKPTGFGA, encoded by the coding sequence GTGAATAATGCACCTCACAATATTGCACGTCTTGCTAGTATGCCGATCGCCAGGAAACAGCAAATATTAACGCCTAAACCCCAGTGGCAAGAGACTTTGGGCGAATATGTCACGGCGATCGCCTGGTCGCCCAACGGACAATTCCTGGCGGGGACGACAGCGGCGGGCGAGGTTGTCATTTACCAGGAAAGTAAGCCATTGGCTCAGAGATTGACTGCTCTGCGATCGCCAACTGATGAGTCTATAGACTGCGTGGGATTCTCAGCGGATGGCAAATGGCTGGCGGCGGCGGGTCAAAATGGCAAAATTTATTTGTGGCAGGTGGAAAATAATGAATTTCAACTCGTTACTACGCTAGAACAGGGAAATGAATGGATCGATCGCCTGGCTTGGCACCCCAGCCGCGCCGAATTCGCGTTTAGTTTGGGCAAATACGTCCAGGTTTGGAGTGCTGAAAGTCAGGATATCGTGACAACGGTGAATTTTGATGCTTCATCCGTACTGGCGCTGAGTTGGCACCCCAGCGGTGACTGGTTGGCTGTCGGCGGTTATCAGGGTATTAAAATGTGGCAGGTATCGGACTGGTACGAAGATCCGATTTACTTTGAAATGCCCACTGCTACGGGCGTTATAGCGTGGGATAGCACAGGGCAATACCTGGCCGCTAATACACTCGATAAAACTGTGGTGTTGATCCAGTGGCTGGGTAGGAACTTTGACCCGCAACCCTGGCGCATGCAAGGATTTCCGGGCAAGATCAGGGCATTTGCCTGGTCTGAATTACAGGCAGGAGCAGAGCCGATTTTGGTGACTACTAGCGGCGATGAGGCGGTAGTTTGGCGCAAGCACGCCAACCCCAATATTGGTTGGGAAGGCGAAGTGCTGCGAGGGCATGTTGGCAATGTCAATCTGGTGCAGTTTCAACCCCATACAAATTTGTTGGCCTCAGCCGGGGAGGATGGCATCATTAGCTTGTGGCAAGATGCGTCGGATTGGCAGCAGTCAATTGATGCCTCGACCTCGGAAATTACTTGCTTGCAATGGCATCCCCAGCAGTGCAAACTGGCGGCGGGTAACGATCGAGGTGGCCTTGCCATCTGGCATAAATTTGCTAAGCCGACGGGATTTGGGGCATAG
- a CDS encoding DNA cytosine methyltransferase translates to MKKIPEISCLELFAGAGGLAKGLELSGVKHKALIECNKDACQTLINNYSNKLVHNVDIRSFQFEQFGHIDIVSGGPPCQPFSMGGKHKGNMDQRDMFPYACKAISTYTPKIFILENVKGLLRKSFNSYFEYIILRLTYPDVQPKTSENWEDHLRRLEKIHTSGKFDSIKYNVIFRLLDAANYGIPQRRERVFIVGIREDLNIEWAFPKETHSLDSLLWSQFVSYDYWERHKIKPSAIEHLDTRNQQRVHRLIQQPTLFRPSLEPWKTVRDQIGDLPEPDFEGSFDSEHVLREGAKSYLGHTGSYIDMPSKALKAGDHGVPGGENMIRYPDGQVRYYTTFEAKRIQTFPDDYKIWGSWTEAMRQIGNAVPVELSHHIASSLARTVCV, encoded by the coding sequence ATGAAGAAAATTCCTGAAATATCTTGCTTAGAGCTATTTGCTGGTGCGGGTGGACTAGCAAAAGGGCTAGAACTCTCTGGAGTTAAGCATAAAGCTTTAATCGAATGCAATAAGGATGCCTGCCAGACACTGATAAATAACTACAGCAACAAGCTTGTTCATAATGTAGATATTCGCTCATTCCAGTTTGAGCAGTTTGGTCATATTGACATAGTTTCAGGAGGGCCTCCTTGTCAACCATTTTCAATGGGGGGAAAACATAAAGGAAATATGGATCAGCGAGATATGTTCCCTTATGCTTGCAAGGCCATCAGCACTTATACGCCAAAAATTTTCATTCTTGAAAATGTCAAAGGACTCTTACGAAAATCATTTAATAGTTACTTTGAGTACATTATTCTAAGATTAACTTATCCTGATGTTCAGCCCAAAACTTCAGAAAACTGGGAAGATCATCTAAGAAGGCTTGAGAAAATCCATACATCTGGGAAATTCGATTCCATTAAATATAATGTAATTTTTCGGCTACTAGACGCAGCAAATTATGGTATTCCACAACGCCGTGAACGTGTTTTCATCGTCGGTATAAGAGAAGACTTAAATATAGAATGGGCTTTTCCAAAAGAAACGCACTCTTTGGATTCATTGCTATGGTCGCAATTTGTTAGCTATGATTATTGGGAACGGCATAAGATCAAGCCTTCAGCAATTGAACACCTAGATACAAGAAATCAGCAAAGAGTTCATCGACTGATTCAACAGCCTACTTTATTTAGACCATCTTTGGAGCCTTGGAAAACAGTGAGAGATCAAATTGGGGATCTCCCAGAACCTGATTTTGAAGGTAGTTTTGACAGTGAGCATGTTCTTAGAGAGGGTGCAAAATCATATCTTGGACATACTGGCAGTTATATTGACATGCCTTCTAAAGCACTGAAAGCAGGAGATCATGGAGTTCCTGGAGGAGAAAATATGATTCGATATCCAGATGGTCAAGTTCGCTACTACACGACCTTTGAGGCTAAACGAATTCAGACTTTCCCAGATGACTATAAAATTTGGGGTTCATGGACAGAAGCAATGAGGCAGATTGGCAATGCTGTACCCGTAGAACTAAGCCACCATATAGCGAGTTCCTTAGCGCGAACAGTCTGTGTGTAA
- a CDS encoding Eco29kI family restriction endonuclease, whose protein sequence is MNVFHRSDHVYVSPDLDEVIKDTIRFFNGTPVHSIPTPERFHGTGVYALYCIAKSGIYSKFHLVNRTEFRMPIYVGKAVPKGWRQSRLLPSVDAKVYELYNRIKEHSRSIDIGDGLNISDFFCRFMILEGKESDLIGTVEAALIRKYKPIWNTLIDGFGNHDPGKGRYEQAKSDWDVCHPGRAWAEKCQGVPANKEILVQSIEEFLRNLNEENS, encoded by the coding sequence ATGAATGTTTTTCATCGTTCTGACCATGTTTATGTCTCTCCCGATCTTGATGAGGTTATAAAAGACACAATACGTTTTTTTAATGGCACACCTGTACATTCAATTCCCACTCCAGAGCGTTTTCATGGTACAGGCGTATATGCTCTCTACTGCATTGCCAAATCTGGAATTTATTCAAAGTTCCATTTGGTAAATAGAACTGAATTTCGTATGCCAATTTATGTTGGAAAGGCTGTTCCAAAAGGATGGCGACAATCTAGGCTATTACCCTCTGTAGACGCTAAAGTTTATGAGCTATATAATCGCATCAAAGAGCATAGCCGCAGCATCGACATTGGGGACGGTTTGAATATCTCAGATTTTTTCTGCCGTTTTATGATTCTTGAGGGGAAAGAAAGCGATTTGATAGGCACTGTCGAAGCAGCCCTAATCCGAAAGTACAAACCAATATGGAATACTTTGATTGATGGTTTTGGTAATCATGATCCTGGAAAGGGTAGGTACGAGCAAGCAAAGTCAGATTGGGATGTCTGTCATCCAGGACGTGCTTGGGCAGAAAAGTGTCAGGGAGTACCTGCAAACAAAGAAATTCTTGTCCAAAGTATTGAAGAGTTTTTAAGAAATTTAAATGAAGAAAATTCCTGA
- a CDS encoding isochorismate synthase MenF — MQLEQRIVKPITHPASLQDLIRVAIARAKHLEQPIILSYTQAWQHVDPLAFLAAKHKVGQYRFYWQQPEQGLTLAAGGMVADTDRAATLEQPDLRFDLAKRFAQRYLTHAVVGGEPNLVEPGADRGVLPGAYVLGGFSFHDVDRETWYGFPAVKLFIPQWLMRQTTIDAGGALSDPTLTINHCVYPLDDPEDIEVSMQQSIAYLRQDFQPKMVTGRSRSAIFAQSHSLSQLLDPSQNQLPGELQIAEIVGDLPWADIVQQAVDRIRCGKLDKVVLARALEVTASRNYDPLEILDRLRQSYPECIAFLVDFGMGTAFLGATPEMLLKFQTRDGGLLLSSEAVAGSIERSSSADADVQLGDRLLNSHKDRSEHEIVIESICNCLHKVGANLHPLQPPKLLKLSNVQHLYTPIVAELANTNWLAAFDVLAQLHPTAAVGGDPKATALHLMREWEVCDRGWYAAPIGWVNSNGEGAFAVGIRSGYFSDNKARIYAGAGIVSDSQLDAEFDETAIKFEALLQALDPNQD; from the coding sequence ATGCAACTGGAGCAGCGAATCGTCAAACCTATCACCCATCCCGCGTCTCTGCAAGATTTGATTAGAGTGGCGATCGCTCGCGCTAAGCATCTGGAGCAGCCGATAATCCTTAGCTATACGCAGGCATGGCAGCACGTAGACCCTCTAGCATTTCTAGCTGCCAAGCATAAGGTGGGGCAATACAGGTTTTATTGGCAGCAGCCAGAACAGGGACTCACTTTGGCGGCAGGCGGTATGGTTGCAGATACAGATCGCGCTGCCACTCTAGAGCAGCCAGATTTAAGATTTGACCTGGCCAAGCGTTTTGCCCAACGCTATCTAACCCATGCGGTTGTAGGTGGGGAACCTAATTTAGTCGAGCCAGGAGCCGATCGGGGGGTATTGCCGGGTGCTTATGTATTGGGTGGGTTTTCCTTCCATGATGTCGATCGAGAAACCTGGTATGGGTTTCCGGCGGTGAAGCTGTTTATTCCGCAATGGTTGATGCGGCAAACAACAATAGATGCAGGCGGTGCGTTGTCGGATCCGACATTAACGATTAATCATTGTGTCTATCCCCTGGACGATCCAGAGGATATTGAAGTATCGATGCAGCAATCGATCGCCTACCTGCGTCAAGATTTTCAGCCAAAGATGGTAACGGGGCGATCGCGAAGCGCGATCTTTGCCCAATCGCACTCCCTCAGTCAATTGCTCGATCCATCCCAAAACCAACTGCCCGGTGAATTACAAATTGCCGAAATCGTCGGGGATTTGCCCTGGGCAGATATAGTGCAGCAGGCGGTAGATCGCATTCGGTGCGGCAAGCTAGATAAAGTAGTTTTGGCAAGAGCCTTAGAGGTGACTGCCAGCCGAAACTACGATCCGTTAGAAATACTGGATCGCCTGCGACAGAGCTACCCTGAGTGCATCGCTTTTTTGGTTGATTTTGGTATGGGAACGGCATTTCTAGGAGCTACGCCAGAGATGTTACTGAAATTTCAGACCCGCGATGGTGGCTTGCTGCTTAGTAGCGAAGCAGTGGCAGGTTCGATCGAGCGCAGTTCGTCTGCCGATGCGGACGTGCAGTTGGGCGATCGCCTCCTCAACAGTCATAAGGATCGCAGCGAACACGAAATCGTGATCGAATCTATCTGCAACTGCTTGCATAAGGTGGGGGCTAACCTGCACCCTCTGCAACCACCAAAATTACTGAAGTTATCCAACGTGCAGCACCTGTACACGCCGATCGTGGCGGAATTAGCTAATACAAATTGGTTGGCAGCGTTTGACGTGCTGGCACAACTCCATCCCACCGCTGCCGTGGGTGGCGATCCTAAAGCCACGGCATTACATCTGATGCGGGAGTGGGAAGTGTGCGATCGCGGCTGGTACGCCGCTCCCATTGGGTGGGTGAATAGTAATGGCGAAGGCGCGTTTGCTGTCGGTATTCGCTCTGGATATTTTAGCGATAACAAAGCCAGGATTTATGCAGGGGCAGGCATTGTCTCTGACTCGCAGTTGGATGCCGAATTTGATGAAACTGCGATTAAGTTTGAAGCCCTCCTCCAGGCTTTAGATCCAAATCAAGATTGA
- the hrcA gene encoding heat-inducible transcriptional repressor HrcA has protein sequence MVRSMVQSSSNITKANLTTREQKVLWATVNHYIATAEPVGSKVLVEEYKFDISAATIRNVMGVLDKFGLLYQPHTSAGRIPSHSGYRVYVDDLISPPDDLSSHMHQQLSQSMHLTENCSLEMLLRSVAHILATLSGCIALITAPHVHSSKIRHIQLIEIDASKVTIVAVSDSYHTASVLVDLPASPDTSSLSEELQILNKFLNAHLRDRQWHDLANLNWLDLDAQFRKYATVLEQPLRELTRACNPPEMGQIFISGLTELLRQPEFSQLSQVKAIVQLLEENQADLFPLIFEQPDSTNDRRRVKVKIGSEISLEPIQNCTLISCTYSNFNNNESTVAGSVSVLGPTRLAYERAIASVQAVADHLSEAINQR, from the coding sequence ATGGTGCGTTCAATGGTGCAAAGCTCCTCAAACATTACGAAGGCAAACTTAACCACTAGAGAACAAAAGGTGCTTTGGGCAACGGTGAATCACTATATTGCTACGGCTGAACCAGTTGGTTCTAAAGTTTTGGTAGAGGAATATAAATTTGATATCAGTGCTGCCACTATTCGTAATGTTATGGGTGTGCTGGATAAATTTGGCTTACTCTATCAACCCCATACCTCCGCCGGACGAATTCCTTCACACTCGGGTTATAGGGTTTACGTAGACGATCTAATTAGCCCCCCTGACGATTTGTCGTCTCATATGCACCAGCAACTGTCGCAGTCGATGCATTTAACGGAAAATTGCAGCCTTGAAATGCTCTTGCGTAGCGTGGCACATATTTTGGCAACATTGAGCGGCTGTATTGCCCTAATCACGGCTCCGCACGTACATTCCTCTAAAATTCGCCACATTCAACTGATCGAGATCGACGCTAGCAAAGTCACGATCGTTGCCGTTAGCGATTCCTATCACACGGCTTCGGTGTTAGTCGATCTACCTGCCTCTCCTGATACCAGTTCTCTAAGCGAGGAACTGCAGATACTCAATAAATTCTTAAACGCGCACTTACGCGATCGCCAGTGGCATGACCTGGCTAACCTGAACTGGCTCGACCTGGACGCTCAATTTCGCAAATACGCTACTGTCCTGGAGCAGCCCTTACGAGAACTAACCCGTGCTTGCAACCCACCGGAAATGGGGCAGATTTTTATCAGCGGTTTGACGGAATTGTTGCGCCAACCCGAGTTTAGCCAGCTCAGTCAGGTAAAAGCGATCGTGCAGTTGCTAGAGGAAAATCAAGCCGATCTATTTCCATTAATTTTCGAGCAACCAGACTCAACCAACGATCGCAGGCGAGTTAAGGTGAAAATCGGCTCCGAAATCAGCCTGGAACCAATTCAAAACTGTACCTTGATTTCCTGCACCTACAGTAATTTCAATAATAATGAAAGTACGGTAGCGGGCAGTGTGAGCGTGCTCGGCCCTACCCGTTTAGCCTACGAACGAGCGATCGCCTCCGTGCAAGCCGTAGCAGATCATTTATCCGAGGCAATTAACCAGAGGTAA